The proteins below come from a single Falco rusticolus isolate bFalRus1 chromosome 8, bFalRus1.pri, whole genome shotgun sequence genomic window:
- the HNRNPH1 gene encoding heterogeneous nuclear ribonucleoprotein H isoform X9 — MDPCHTEETEGEIPGLGFSDRSEQIVSRGVASAFEAATTEAETEPSLTPNVMLNTESSEGYVVKVRGLPWSCSTEEVQRFFSDCKILNGALGIRFIYTREGRPSGEAFAELESEEDVKLALKKDRETMGHRYVEVFKSNNVEMDWVLKHTGPNSPDTANDGFVRLRGLPFGCSKEEIVQFFSGLEIVPNGITLPVDFQGRSTGEAFVQFASQEIAEKALKKHKERIGHRYIEIFKSSRAEVRTHYDPPRKLLAMQRPGPYDRPGLTRGYNSLGRGSSLERMRRGAYGGGYGGYDDYNGYNDGYGFGSDRFGREWTLFSAGMSDHRYGDGGSTFQSTTGHCVHMRGLPYRATENDIYNFFSPLNPVRVHIEIGPDGRVTGEADVEFATHEDAVAAMSKDKANMQHRYVELFLNSTAGGSGGAYGSQMMGAMVKESEGVVQDWNTSTLPGSQSSYGGPANQQLSGGYGGGYGGQSSMSGYDPGSQGAMNSSYYSSGNRASMGVNGMGGMSNMSNMSGGWGM, encoded by the exons ATGGATCCTTGTCACACCGAGGAGACCGAGGGCGAGATCCCCGGCTTGG GCTTCAGTGACCGAAGCGAGCAGATTGTTTCACGTGGGGTAGCGTCAGCATTTGAAGCTG CAACCACAGAAGCCGAGACGGAGCCGAGCCTCACCCCCAACGTGATGCTCAACACAGAGAGCAGCGAGGGATATGTGGTGAAGGTCAGGGGGCTGCCTTGGTCCTGCTCCACAGAGGAGGTGCAGAGGTTCTTTTCAG attgCAAAATTCTAAACGGGGCTTTGGGTATCCGTTTCATCTACACCAGAGAGGGAAGACCAAGTGGAGAAGCATTTGCTGAACTCGAATCTGAGGAGGATGTGAAATTGGCActgaaaaaagacagagaaacaaTGGGACACAGATATGTTGAAG TTTTCAAGTCAAACAACGTTGAAATGGATTGGGTTCTGAAGCATACTGGTCCCAACAGCCCTGATACGGCTAATGATGGTTTTGTACGTCTTAGAGGACTCCCATTTGGCTGTAGTAAAGAAGAAATTGTACAGTTTTTTTCAG GGTTGGAAATCGTGCCAAATGGGATAACATTGCCGGTGGACTTCCAGGGGAGGAGTACGGGGGAGGCCTTCGTGCAGTTTGCTTCACAGGAAATAGCTGAAAAGGCTCTaaagaaacacaaggaaagaaTAGGGCACAG GTACATTGAGATCTTCAAGAGTAGTCGAGCGGAAGTGCGCACTCACTACGACCCTCCACGCAAGCTGCTGGCAATGCAGAGACCCGGTCCTTACGACAGACCCGGTCTTACGCGGGGATATAACAGTCTTGGTAGAGGAAGTAGCTTGGAAAGAATGAGGCGTGGAGCCTATGGGGGAG GTTATGGAGGTTATGATGACTACAATGGGTATAATGATGGCTATGGTTTTGGTTCTGATAGATTTGGAAGAG AATGGACTCTTTTCTCTGCAGGAATGTCGGACCACAGATACGGCGACGGGGGATCCACCTTCCAGAGCACGACTGGCCACTGCGTCCACATGAGGGGTCTGCCTTACAGAGCTACGGAGAATGACATCTATAAC TTCTTCTCACCTCTGAACCCTGTAAGAGTACACATCGAAATTGGACCAGATGGCAGAGTAACTGGAGAGGCAGATGTTGAATTTGCTACTCATGAGGATGCAGTGGCTGCTATGTCCAAAGACAAAGCAAATATGC aacaCAGATATGTAGAACTCTTCCTGAATTCTACAGCAGGAGGAAGTGGTGGTGCCTATGGCAGTCAAATGATGGGAGCAATGG TCAAGGAATCGGAAGGGGTAGTCCAAGATTGGAACACTAGCACATTGCCAG GAAGCCAATCCAGTTATGGTGGTCCAGCTAACCAGCAGTTGAGCGGGGGTTACGGAGGAGGATATGGTGGTCAAAGCAGCATGAGTGGCTATG ACCCCGGGAGCCAGGGCGCCATGAACAGCAGCTACTACAGCAGCGGGAACCGCGCGTCCATGGGAGTGAACGGCATGGGCGGCATGTCGAACATGTCCAACATGAGTGGTGGCTGGGGAATGTAA
- the HNRNPH1 gene encoding heterogeneous nuclear ribonucleoprotein H isoform X3: protein MVLCTGALRRGWAGPGAGSSGQAGVRPCPGPCQGAGDPASAPTRPRARCGGAGLAAGGRCQQPRGARRRGRPFPPPSRRGASLLDPPPRGRQRSVTRPPPGAACGAAQSLRPAPRGRPGQAARREGAHALPCPAASVPSPPPRPREAEPGAPDGGGRCCSARSRRSPLAAGAPRPQPAVSEAPERPHPALCSPGPRGEGAAKMDPCHTEETEGEIPGLGFSDRSEQIVSRGVASAFEAATTEAETEPSLTPNVMLNTESSEGYVVKVRGLPWSCSTEEVQRFFSDCKILNGALGIRFIYTREGRPSGEAFAELESEEDVKLALKKDRETMGHRYVEVFKSNNVEMDWVLKHTGPNSPDTANDGFVRLRGLPFGCSKEEIVQFFSGLEIVPNGITLPVDFQGRSTGEAFVQFASQEIAEKALKKHKERIGHRYIEIFKSSRAEVRTHYDPPRKLLAMQRPGPYDRPGLTRGYNSLGRGSSLERMRRGAYGGGYGGYDDYNGYNDGYGFGSDRFGREWTLFSAGMSDHRYGDGGSTFQSTTGHCVHMRGLPYRATENDIYNFFSPLNPVRVHIEIGPDGRVTGEADVEFATHEDAVAAMSKDKANMQHRYVELFLNSTAGGSGGAYGSQMMGAMVKESEGVVQDWNTSTLPGSQSSYGGPANQQLSGGYGGGYGGQSSMSGYALGTVDGIYEVAQQGQALGEGCYESA, encoded by the exons ATGGTTCTTTGTACCGGCGCGCTGCGGAGGGGCTGGGCCGGGCCAGGCGCGGGGAGCAGCGGGCAGGCAGGAGTgcggccctgcccggggccctgccagggagccGGGGATCCGGCGAGTGCCCCTACCCGCCCCCGAGCGCGGTGCGGCGGAGCAGGGCTGGCGGCTGGCGgccgctgccagcagccccgcGGAGCGCGGCGCCGGGGCAGGCCCTTCCCGCCGCCATCCCGCCGCGGCGCCTCGCTCCTTGACCCGCCGCCTCGGGGCCGCCAGCGCAGCGtgacccgccccccccccggtgcGGCCTGCGGCGCCGCACAAAGCCTGCGGCCCGCTCCCCGGGGCAGGCCCGGCCAGGCCGCCCGGCGGGAGGGGGCCCACGCCCTGCCGTGTCCTGCCGCGtccgtcccgtccccccccccgcggccgcgGGAGGCGGAGCCCGGCGCACCTGACGGCGGCGGGCGCTGCTGCAGTGCGCGGAGCCGCCGATCCCCGCTGGCCGCCGGAGCTCCGCGGCCGCAGCCCGCCGTGAGCGAGG CGCCCGAGCGCCCCCACCCAGCTTTGTGCTCTCCCGGCCCCCGTGGGGAAGGCGCGGCCAAGATGGATCCTTGTCACACCGAGGAGACCGAGGGCGAGATCCCCGGCTTGG GCTTCAGTGACCGAAGCGAGCAGATTGTTTCACGTGGGGTAGCGTCAGCATTTGAAGCTG CAACCACAGAAGCCGAGACGGAGCCGAGCCTCACCCCCAACGTGATGCTCAACACAGAGAGCAGCGAGGGATATGTGGTGAAGGTCAGGGGGCTGCCTTGGTCCTGCTCCACAGAGGAGGTGCAGAGGTTCTTTTCAG attgCAAAATTCTAAACGGGGCTTTGGGTATCCGTTTCATCTACACCAGAGAGGGAAGACCAAGTGGAGAAGCATTTGCTGAACTCGAATCTGAGGAGGATGTGAAATTGGCActgaaaaaagacagagaaacaaTGGGACACAGATATGTTGAAG TTTTCAAGTCAAACAACGTTGAAATGGATTGGGTTCTGAAGCATACTGGTCCCAACAGCCCTGATACGGCTAATGATGGTTTTGTACGTCTTAGAGGACTCCCATTTGGCTGTAGTAAAGAAGAAATTGTACAGTTTTTTTCAG GGTTGGAAATCGTGCCAAATGGGATAACATTGCCGGTGGACTTCCAGGGGAGGAGTACGGGGGAGGCCTTCGTGCAGTTTGCTTCACAGGAAATAGCTGAAAAGGCTCTaaagaaacacaaggaaagaaTAGGGCACAG GTACATTGAGATCTTCAAGAGTAGTCGAGCGGAAGTGCGCACTCACTACGACCCTCCACGCAAGCTGCTGGCAATGCAGAGACCCGGTCCTTACGACAGACCCGGTCTTACGCGGGGATATAACAGTCTTGGTAGAGGAAGTAGCTTGGAAAGAATGAGGCGTGGAGCCTATGGGGGAG GTTATGGAGGTTATGATGACTACAATGGGTATAATGATGGCTATGGTTTTGGTTCTGATAGATTTGGAAGAG AATGGACTCTTTTCTCTGCAGGAATGTCGGACCACAGATACGGCGACGGGGGATCCACCTTCCAGAGCACGACTGGCCACTGCGTCCACATGAGGGGTCTGCCTTACAGAGCTACGGAGAATGACATCTATAAC TTCTTCTCACCTCTGAACCCTGTAAGAGTACACATCGAAATTGGACCAGATGGCAGAGTAACTGGAGAGGCAGATGTTGAATTTGCTACTCATGAGGATGCAGTGGCTGCTATGTCCAAAGACAAAGCAAATATGC aacaCAGATATGTAGAACTCTTCCTGAATTCTACAGCAGGAGGAAGTGGTGGTGCCTATGGCAGTCAAATGATGGGAGCAATGG TCAAGGAATCGGAAGGGGTAGTCCAAGATTGGAACACTAGCACATTGCCAG GAAGCCAATCCAGTTATGGTGGTCCAGCTAACCAGCAGTTGAGCGGGGGTTACGGAGGAGGATATGGTGGTCAAAGCAGCATGAGTGGCTATG cactgggcacagtAGACGGTATTTACGAGGTGGCCCAGCAAGGACAGGCGTTGGGGGAAGGATGCTACGAATCGGCCTGA
- the HNRNPH1 gene encoding heterogeneous nuclear ribonucleoprotein H isoform X2 gives MVLCTGALRRGWAGPGAGSSGQAGVRPCPGPCQGAGDPASAPTRPRARCGGAGLAAGGRCQQPRGARRRGRPFPPPSRRGASLLDPPPRGRQRSVTRPPPGAACGAAQSLRPAPRGRPGQAARREGAHALPCPAASVPSPPPRPREAEPGAPDGGGRCCSARSRRSPLAAGAPRPQPAVSEAPERPHPALCSPGPRGEGAAKMDPCHTEETEGEIPGLGFSDRSEQIVSRGVASAFEAATTEAETEPSLTPNVMLNTESSEGYVVKVRGLPWSCSTEEVQRFFSDCKILNGALGIRFIYTREGRPSGEAFAELESEEDVKLALKKDRETMGHRYVEVFKSNNVEMDWVLKHTGPNSPDTANDGFVRLRGLPFGCSKEEIVQFFSGLEIVPNGITLPVDFQGRSTGEAFVQFASQEIAEKALKKHKERIGHRYIEIFKSSRAEVRTHYDPPRKLLAMQRPGPYDRPGLTRGYNSLGRGSSLERMRRGAYGGGYGGYDDYNGYNDGYGFGSDRFGRGMSDHRYGDGGSTFQSTTGHCVHMRGLPYRATENDIYNFFSPLNPVRVHIEIGPDGRVTGEADVEFATHEDAVAAMSKDKANMQHRYVELFLNSTAGGSGGAYGSQMMGAMVKESEGVVQDWNTSTLPGSQSSYGGPANQQLSGGYGGGYGGQSSMSGYDPGSQGAMNSSYYSSGNRASMGVNGMGGMSNMSNMSGGWGM, from the exons ATGGTTCTTTGTACCGGCGCGCTGCGGAGGGGCTGGGCCGGGCCAGGCGCGGGGAGCAGCGGGCAGGCAGGAGTgcggccctgcccggggccctgccagggagccGGGGATCCGGCGAGTGCCCCTACCCGCCCCCGAGCGCGGTGCGGCGGAGCAGGGCTGGCGGCTGGCGgccgctgccagcagccccgcGGAGCGCGGCGCCGGGGCAGGCCCTTCCCGCCGCCATCCCGCCGCGGCGCCTCGCTCCTTGACCCGCCGCCTCGGGGCCGCCAGCGCAGCGtgacccgccccccccccggtgcGGCCTGCGGCGCCGCACAAAGCCTGCGGCCCGCTCCCCGGGGCAGGCCCGGCCAGGCCGCCCGGCGGGAGGGGGCCCACGCCCTGCCGTGTCCTGCCGCGtccgtcccgtccccccccccgcggccgcgGGAGGCGGAGCCCGGCGCACCTGACGGCGGCGGGCGCTGCTGCAGTGCGCGGAGCCGCCGATCCCCGCTGGCCGCCGGAGCTCCGCGGCCGCAGCCCGCCGTGAGCGAGG CGCCCGAGCGCCCCCACCCAGCTTTGTGCTCTCCCGGCCCCCGTGGGGAAGGCGCGGCCAAGATGGATCCTTGTCACACCGAGGAGACCGAGGGCGAGATCCCCGGCTTGG GCTTCAGTGACCGAAGCGAGCAGATTGTTTCACGTGGGGTAGCGTCAGCATTTGAAGCTG CAACCACAGAAGCCGAGACGGAGCCGAGCCTCACCCCCAACGTGATGCTCAACACAGAGAGCAGCGAGGGATATGTGGTGAAGGTCAGGGGGCTGCCTTGGTCCTGCTCCACAGAGGAGGTGCAGAGGTTCTTTTCAG attgCAAAATTCTAAACGGGGCTTTGGGTATCCGTTTCATCTACACCAGAGAGGGAAGACCAAGTGGAGAAGCATTTGCTGAACTCGAATCTGAGGAGGATGTGAAATTGGCActgaaaaaagacagagaaacaaTGGGACACAGATATGTTGAAG TTTTCAAGTCAAACAACGTTGAAATGGATTGGGTTCTGAAGCATACTGGTCCCAACAGCCCTGATACGGCTAATGATGGTTTTGTACGTCTTAGAGGACTCCCATTTGGCTGTAGTAAAGAAGAAATTGTACAGTTTTTTTCAG GGTTGGAAATCGTGCCAAATGGGATAACATTGCCGGTGGACTTCCAGGGGAGGAGTACGGGGGAGGCCTTCGTGCAGTTTGCTTCACAGGAAATAGCTGAAAAGGCTCTaaagaaacacaaggaaagaaTAGGGCACAG GTACATTGAGATCTTCAAGAGTAGTCGAGCGGAAGTGCGCACTCACTACGACCCTCCACGCAAGCTGCTGGCAATGCAGAGACCCGGTCCTTACGACAGACCCGGTCTTACGCGGGGATATAACAGTCTTGGTAGAGGAAGTAGCTTGGAAAGAATGAGGCGTGGAGCCTATGGGGGAG GTTATGGAGGTTATGATGACTACAATGGGTATAATGATGGCTATGGTTTTGGTTCTGATAGATTTGGAAGAG GAATGTCGGACCACAGATACGGCGACGGGGGATCCACCTTCCAGAGCACGACTGGCCACTGCGTCCACATGAGGGGTCTGCCTTACAGAGCTACGGAGAATGACATCTATAAC TTCTTCTCACCTCTGAACCCTGTAAGAGTACACATCGAAATTGGACCAGATGGCAGAGTAACTGGAGAGGCAGATGTTGAATTTGCTACTCATGAGGATGCAGTGGCTGCTATGTCCAAAGACAAAGCAAATATGC aacaCAGATATGTAGAACTCTTCCTGAATTCTACAGCAGGAGGAAGTGGTGGTGCCTATGGCAGTCAAATGATGGGAGCAATGG TCAAGGAATCGGAAGGGGTAGTCCAAGATTGGAACACTAGCACATTGCCAG GAAGCCAATCCAGTTATGGTGGTCCAGCTAACCAGCAGTTGAGCGGGGGTTACGGAGGAGGATATGGTGGTCAAAGCAGCATGAGTGGCTATG ACCCCGGGAGCCAGGGCGCCATGAACAGCAGCTACTACAGCAGCGGGAACCGCGCGTCCATGGGAGTGAACGGCATGGGCGGCATGTCGAACATGTCCAACATGAGTGGTGGCTGGGGAATGTAA
- the HNRNPH1 gene encoding heterogeneous nuclear ribonucleoprotein H isoform X11 has product MSTTEAETEPSLTPNVMLNTESSEGYVVKVRGLPWSCSTEEVQRFFSDCKILNGALGIRFIYTREGRPSGEAFAELESEEDVKLALKKDRETMGHRYVEVFKSNNVEMDWVLKHTGPNSPDTANDGFVRLRGLPFGCSKEEIVQFFSGLEIVPNGITLPVDFQGRSTGEAFVQFASQEIAEKALKKHKERIGHRYIEIFKSSRAEVRTHYDPPRKLLAMQRPGPYDRPGLTRGYNSLGRGSSLERMRRGAYGGGYGGYDDYNGYNDGYGFGSDRFGREWTLFSAGMSDHRYGDGGSTFQSTTGHCVHMRGLPYRATENDIYNFFSPLNPVRVHIEIGPDGRVTGEADVEFATHEDAVAAMSKDKANMQHRYVELFLNSTAGGSGGAYGSQMMGAMVKESEGVVQDWNTSTLPGSQSSYGGPANQQLSGGYGGGYGGQSSMSGYDPGSQGAMNSSYYSSGNRASMGVNGMGGMSNMSNMSGGWGM; this is encoded by the exons ATGT CAACCACAGAAGCCGAGACGGAGCCGAGCCTCACCCCCAACGTGATGCTCAACACAGAGAGCAGCGAGGGATATGTGGTGAAGGTCAGGGGGCTGCCTTGGTCCTGCTCCACAGAGGAGGTGCAGAGGTTCTTTTCAG attgCAAAATTCTAAACGGGGCTTTGGGTATCCGTTTCATCTACACCAGAGAGGGAAGACCAAGTGGAGAAGCATTTGCTGAACTCGAATCTGAGGAGGATGTGAAATTGGCActgaaaaaagacagagaaacaaTGGGACACAGATATGTTGAAG TTTTCAAGTCAAACAACGTTGAAATGGATTGGGTTCTGAAGCATACTGGTCCCAACAGCCCTGATACGGCTAATGATGGTTTTGTACGTCTTAGAGGACTCCCATTTGGCTGTAGTAAAGAAGAAATTGTACAGTTTTTTTCAG GGTTGGAAATCGTGCCAAATGGGATAACATTGCCGGTGGACTTCCAGGGGAGGAGTACGGGGGAGGCCTTCGTGCAGTTTGCTTCACAGGAAATAGCTGAAAAGGCTCTaaagaaacacaaggaaagaaTAGGGCACAG GTACATTGAGATCTTCAAGAGTAGTCGAGCGGAAGTGCGCACTCACTACGACCCTCCACGCAAGCTGCTGGCAATGCAGAGACCCGGTCCTTACGACAGACCCGGTCTTACGCGGGGATATAACAGTCTTGGTAGAGGAAGTAGCTTGGAAAGAATGAGGCGTGGAGCCTATGGGGGAG GTTATGGAGGTTATGATGACTACAATGGGTATAATGATGGCTATGGTTTTGGTTCTGATAGATTTGGAAGAG AATGGACTCTTTTCTCTGCAGGAATGTCGGACCACAGATACGGCGACGGGGGATCCACCTTCCAGAGCACGACTGGCCACTGCGTCCACATGAGGGGTCTGCCTTACAGAGCTACGGAGAATGACATCTATAAC TTCTTCTCACCTCTGAACCCTGTAAGAGTACACATCGAAATTGGACCAGATGGCAGAGTAACTGGAGAGGCAGATGTTGAATTTGCTACTCATGAGGATGCAGTGGCTGCTATGTCCAAAGACAAAGCAAATATGC aacaCAGATATGTAGAACTCTTCCTGAATTCTACAGCAGGAGGAAGTGGTGGTGCCTATGGCAGTCAAATGATGGGAGCAATGG TCAAGGAATCGGAAGGGGTAGTCCAAGATTGGAACACTAGCACATTGCCAG GAAGCCAATCCAGTTATGGTGGTCCAGCTAACCAGCAGTTGAGCGGGGGTTACGGAGGAGGATATGGTGGTCAAAGCAGCATGAGTGGCTATG ACCCCGGGAGCCAGGGCGCCATGAACAGCAGCTACTACAGCAGCGGGAACCGCGCGTCCATGGGAGTGAACGGCATGGGCGGCATGTCGAACATGTCCAACATGAGTGGTGGCTGGGGAATGTAA
- the HNRNPH1 gene encoding heterogeneous nuclear ribonucleoprotein H isoform X5, translating to MVLCTGALRRGWAGPGAGSSGQAGVRPCPGPCQGAGDPASAPTRPRARCGGAGLAAGGRCQQPRGARRRGRPFPPPSRRGASLLDPPPRGRQRSVTRPPPGAACGAAQSLRPAPRGRPGQAARREGAHALPCPAASVPSPPPRPREAEPGAPDGGGRCCSARSRRSPLAAGAPRPQPAVSEAPERPHPALCSPGPRGEGAAKMDPCHTEETEGEIPGLGFSDRSEQIVSRGVASAFEAATTEAETEPSLTPNVMLNTESSEGYVVKVRGLPWSCSTEEVQRFFSDCKILNGALGIRFIYTREGRPSGEAFAELESEEDVKLALKKDRETMGHRYVEVFKSNNVEMDWVLKHTGPNSPDTANDGFVRLRGLPFGCSKEEIVQFFSGLEIVPNGITLPVDFQGRSTGEAFVQFASQEIAEKALKKHKERIGHRYIEIFKSSRAEVRTHYDPPRKLLAMQRPGPYDRPGLTRGYNSLGRGSSLERMRRGAYGGGYGGYDDYNGYNDGYGFGSDRFGREWTLFSAGMSDHRYGDGGSTFQSTTGHCVHMRGLPYRATENDIYNFFSPLNPVRVHIEIGPDGRVTGEADVEFATHEDAVAAMSKDKANMQHRYVELFLNSTAGGSGGAYGSQMMGAMVKESEGVVQDWNTSTLPGSQSSYGGPANQQLSGGYGGGYGGQSSMSGYVDGIYEVAQQGQALGEGCYESA from the exons ATGGTTCTTTGTACCGGCGCGCTGCGGAGGGGCTGGGCCGGGCCAGGCGCGGGGAGCAGCGGGCAGGCAGGAGTgcggccctgcccggggccctgccagggagccGGGGATCCGGCGAGTGCCCCTACCCGCCCCCGAGCGCGGTGCGGCGGAGCAGGGCTGGCGGCTGGCGgccgctgccagcagccccgcGGAGCGCGGCGCCGGGGCAGGCCCTTCCCGCCGCCATCCCGCCGCGGCGCCTCGCTCCTTGACCCGCCGCCTCGGGGCCGCCAGCGCAGCGtgacccgccccccccccggtgcGGCCTGCGGCGCCGCACAAAGCCTGCGGCCCGCTCCCCGGGGCAGGCCCGGCCAGGCCGCCCGGCGGGAGGGGGCCCACGCCCTGCCGTGTCCTGCCGCGtccgtcccgtccccccccccgcggccgcgGGAGGCGGAGCCCGGCGCACCTGACGGCGGCGGGCGCTGCTGCAGTGCGCGGAGCCGCCGATCCCCGCTGGCCGCCGGAGCTCCGCGGCCGCAGCCCGCCGTGAGCGAGG CGCCCGAGCGCCCCCACCCAGCTTTGTGCTCTCCCGGCCCCCGTGGGGAAGGCGCGGCCAAGATGGATCCTTGTCACACCGAGGAGACCGAGGGCGAGATCCCCGGCTTGG GCTTCAGTGACCGAAGCGAGCAGATTGTTTCACGTGGGGTAGCGTCAGCATTTGAAGCTG CAACCACAGAAGCCGAGACGGAGCCGAGCCTCACCCCCAACGTGATGCTCAACACAGAGAGCAGCGAGGGATATGTGGTGAAGGTCAGGGGGCTGCCTTGGTCCTGCTCCACAGAGGAGGTGCAGAGGTTCTTTTCAG attgCAAAATTCTAAACGGGGCTTTGGGTATCCGTTTCATCTACACCAGAGAGGGAAGACCAAGTGGAGAAGCATTTGCTGAACTCGAATCTGAGGAGGATGTGAAATTGGCActgaaaaaagacagagaaacaaTGGGACACAGATATGTTGAAG TTTTCAAGTCAAACAACGTTGAAATGGATTGGGTTCTGAAGCATACTGGTCCCAACAGCCCTGATACGGCTAATGATGGTTTTGTACGTCTTAGAGGACTCCCATTTGGCTGTAGTAAAGAAGAAATTGTACAGTTTTTTTCAG GGTTGGAAATCGTGCCAAATGGGATAACATTGCCGGTGGACTTCCAGGGGAGGAGTACGGGGGAGGCCTTCGTGCAGTTTGCTTCACAGGAAATAGCTGAAAAGGCTCTaaagaaacacaaggaaagaaTAGGGCACAG GTACATTGAGATCTTCAAGAGTAGTCGAGCGGAAGTGCGCACTCACTACGACCCTCCACGCAAGCTGCTGGCAATGCAGAGACCCGGTCCTTACGACAGACCCGGTCTTACGCGGGGATATAACAGTCTTGGTAGAGGAAGTAGCTTGGAAAGAATGAGGCGTGGAGCCTATGGGGGAG GTTATGGAGGTTATGATGACTACAATGGGTATAATGATGGCTATGGTTTTGGTTCTGATAGATTTGGAAGAG AATGGACTCTTTTCTCTGCAGGAATGTCGGACCACAGATACGGCGACGGGGGATCCACCTTCCAGAGCACGACTGGCCACTGCGTCCACATGAGGGGTCTGCCTTACAGAGCTACGGAGAATGACATCTATAAC TTCTTCTCACCTCTGAACCCTGTAAGAGTACACATCGAAATTGGACCAGATGGCAGAGTAACTGGAGAGGCAGATGTTGAATTTGCTACTCATGAGGATGCAGTGGCTGCTATGTCCAAAGACAAAGCAAATATGC aacaCAGATATGTAGAACTCTTCCTGAATTCTACAGCAGGAGGAAGTGGTGGTGCCTATGGCAGTCAAATGATGGGAGCAATGG TCAAGGAATCGGAAGGGGTAGTCCAAGATTGGAACACTAGCACATTGCCAG GAAGCCAATCCAGTTATGGTGGTCCAGCTAACCAGCAGTTGAGCGGGGGTTACGGAGGAGGATATGGTGGTCAAAGCAGCATGAGTGGCTATG tAGACGGTATTTACGAGGTGGCCCAGCAAGGACAGGCGTTGGGGGAAGGATGCTACGAATCGGCCTGA